CCCCTTAATTCACTCATGGCTTCATCCTTtatatagtcttttttttttttttttttttgtcactaaaTCCTTTATATAGTCTTACAGTCTCCTATCTGTCGAAGCACTTGCATCGATCTACTCATCAGAATTTGCAAATTTCCTCCATATATATAAGCCAaacttttctctctcttcaaCATTTCTCCTCATTTTTCGTATAACCCGATCTTTGAAAAATGGTCGAGGGAGTGTCCAAGATAATGTGGATTGTTGTGGCCACCGTGTTTGCAGCAACAACGGCGGCCACACTAGTGGCGCATGGTGAAGAAACGCCGTGTTACTTCGTGTTCGGAGACTCTGTCTTCGACAATGGTAACAACAATGCGTTAAATACCATTGCAAAGGTCAACTATTTACCTTATGGTATAGATTTTCCCGAAGGTCCAACCGGTCGGTTTAGCAACGGACGTATCATTCCAGACGTTATCGGTTAGTTTTTAACCGGTTTTCTTAATCTTAATTTAGTTCAATCCAATTGTTTGTTCGATTATTACATGTTGTGTGCATGTTATGTATATACCCGATCATGCGGGattctttataaaaaattgcTAGTTTACAAATTAAGTTTTCAAAACGTTTTATGCATAATATATGATTAGATTATTACCGTAGTGTCTCGTCACTTTCTTGATTTTAGtcaatgttttgaaaaccaGACCAAACACCTATTCATTATTATTGGGTGACTCCGTCACTGGTGACAAGTTCAATCAGAGTttcaaagttatatatatatatatatatattgtttatatatagattttagtataaaaagttctgaatatttttgttatagCTGAACTAGCGGGTTTCAATGATACCATTCCACCATTCGCCGGAGCACCACCAGCACAAGCTAACATCGGACTCAACTATGCTTCCGGTGGCGGCGGAATCCGGGAAGAAACCAGCCAAAATTTGGTGACAACCTAAAGAACATAATACTTTTATATCATTCGAAAATAACCTAACTAaatttatgtgtatatatttatagGGTGAAAGAATCAGTTTGAGAAAGCAAATAAACAACCACCAGTCGGCGATTATAAACGCGGTGGTGCCACCGAGTCAGCTACGGAGATGTCTATATACAATCAGCATCGGAAGTAATGATTACCTCAACAACTACTTCTTGCAACCTCCTACCCCAGCTCGTCGTCAGTATACTCCTGAAGAGTTTGCTGAATCTCTCATACGCttctacaatatttatttgaaagtaagtattattttaagaaagaaaccaaacaaaccTAATTCATATGTtatctaaaagtctaaaacatATGGAGAAATATTCTAATGAGAATtaattttggaatataaaattataaaattgaattgtATAATTTcaataaatctaaaatctattttcacacaaatatatacttaaacctgatatatatacactaaaaacAAATTTCCAGTTGATACAAATCGTCAAAAATTCATcggtttaaaaaaagaaaaaattctctaaaatatcatttttagtttattttcacaaatataGCTCTCAGTGaagaaaatgaacaaaataaattttattaaaaggcaaaaatataagttatatatttatacccTATGGTTAATaaatctagacttagagtttagaataaGGGGTGAAGTTTTGGggatatggtttcaaattttaaaaaataaaaaattaatattaaaatcttcaaactaaaaaggttattttgatcattttctttattgaaaactatttttgtaactaaaacttaaaaaagttatttgagacttaaaaaagttatttgagaaaattgccCTGAAAAAATCATTAGTTAATTAACACTCccttaaatttgtattaaaaacaATTCCAACGACTCTATTCAATGCCAATATAAATAGATTTCCATCAAAATTACGTCAATTTCTTTTGAAAAGGATAAAACGatcttatttaaataaaaataaattaaggaAAAATTACTAATCCATTGGAAATCGTTTGAATTTTTTGACAGAAAAAAATTGAGCGGAAGTTATGTCCAAATCCCATCTTTCTGTAGTGATATACTTCTTGTTTCTACCAAATATGAAAAATGTGTGGTTTATATGTGTAGCAATTGTACCTACTAGGAGCGAGGAAGGTGGCTTTGTTCGGAATCGGTAAGATTGGGTGTATACCACGTATTGTTGCTACCCTTGGTGGTGGTGTTGGCTGTGCAGAAGAAGTGAACCAAGCCGTTGATCTCTTCAACAATAAACTTAAAGCCCTAGTCACAGACTTCAACAACAAACTCTCTAGTGCTAAGTTCACTTACGTTGACCTCTTCTCTGGAAATTCTGAAGACTTCGCCGCTCTTGGTAATACCAtacttgaaaaacaaaaaatgaaactgTTTAATCAAGAACTTGTAATGATTCATTTTTGTGAATATTGTAGGGATCACTGTTGGTGATAGGAGTTGCTGTACGGTTAACCCGGGTGAAGAGCTTTGTGCGCAGAACGGACCGGTTTGTCCTGACCgaacaaaatacatattttggGATAACGTGCATACCACGGAAATTATTAATACAGTGATAGCTATCGCAGCGTTTAACGGAGACATAACTTCTCCCTTCAGCATATCTCAGCTTGTGAATTAGCTTATAATATGGACATGACTTTACTAGTTTAA
The sequence above is drawn from the Brassica napus cultivar Da-Ae chromosome A8, Da-Ae, whole genome shotgun sequence genome and encodes:
- the LOC106359807 gene encoding GDSL esterase/lipase At4g30140-like; protein product: MVEGVSKIMWIVVATVFAATTAATLVAHGEETPCYFVFGDSVFDNGNNNALNTIAKVNYLPYGIDFPEGPTGRFSNGRIIPDVIAELAGFNDTIPPFAGAPPAQANIGLNYASGGGGIREETSQNLGERISLRKQINNHQSAIINAVVPPSQLRRCLYTISIGSNDYLNNYFLQPPTPARRQYTPEEFAESLIRFYNIYLKQLYLLGARKVALFGIGKIGCIPRIVATLGGGVGCAEEVNQAVDLFNNKLKALVTDFNNKLSSAKFTYVDLFSGNSEDFAALGITVGDRSCCTVNPGEELCAQNGPVCPDRTKYIFWDNVHTTEIINTVIAIAAFNGDITSPFSISQLVN